Part of the Triticum aestivum cultivar Chinese Spring chromosome 4D, IWGSC CS RefSeq v2.1, whole genome shotgun sequence genome is shown below.
CGCCCAGGCGGCGACTTCTGTATCTCCATCCACCGCTCGATGCGCCGGGTGTagcccgcgcgccgccaccgcgccAGGTCGAGCACCATCACGCCGGTGTTGAAGTAGCACGGCCGCCTGCCCTCGAACGTCCCGGCGAACTGCTCCTCCGACCAGAACCGGTCGGTGAAGTACTTGGTGAAGTTGGCGTGGCAGTACTCCGGCGCGCCCACGGTGCGGCCGCCGAGGTCGGTGCGCCAGAGCTTGGCCACGTCGTCGACGAGCACGAGGTCGGAGTCCAGGTAGATGACGCGGCGCACGCAGGGCTCCAGGAGGTCGGCGAGGTAGTTGCGGGCGTAGTTGAGCGGCTCCTCCAGCGCCTGCCGCACCGACGACGAGATGAGCCCCCGGACGCGCGCGGGGTCGAAGTAGTAGACTTTGAACCGGAGCTGCGGGAAGACGGCGCGGACGAGGTCGCCCAGGCTCGGGTCGGAGACGAGGAAGTGGAAGAAGACGCTCTCCGGGCACATGGCGTGCTGGACCACGGAATGGACCGCGGCGACCGAGCCCCTCAGGTAGCCCTCGTCCAGAGTAATCGCGATGTGGACGAGCGAGGGGTCGCAGACATTGCCGGTGGCGTTGCCGCAGTCAGCGGCATTGCGGAAGGACGGCGCGCGGCGGAAGGGGAGGCCCCTCGCGCCCCCGGCGATCTGGCCGGGGAAGCGGACGTGGCTGTCGAACTGCGACGACCGGATGGCCTCGGCGGGCGGGAAGGACTGCAGCGACGGCGACAAGACCACCATGAGCATGGCGGCGGAGAGGAAGCCGGACAGGCGCGCTGCCCATAGCATCGCGCTCCGCCGAGTGCGTTGCCACCGCTTCCTGGCGCCGGGCCGGCCACGGTTGCTGGTCGACCACCCCAAGACGGCGTGCAGGTGGGCGATGGCGTCGTCCAGCGGCAGCGTGGCCAGGGCTGGTGGCTAGGAGCGATAAAAGGGGGCAGCTTGCGGCAGAGTCAGCGCGGATacctcgcctcctcctccttcctcctcctcctcaactggaTCGCCTCGTGGTTTCTTGGCTGGCGGATCGGCGCGTGGAGTGGGGGAGAAGCGAGAGGGCATCCAGGCGAGGCGTGGTAATGGAGATTGGAGAGTGGGGTTGAGAATAGGAGGCGACGGCACCCACCAACCCACCGCGGCCACAGGCGAGGCGATTCCCCCGTGCGACTGCTCGGCTTTTTCTGCAGCGGCggtggcgtggtggcggcggcTTATTGTATCTGCCGCTTCGGTTTTATTACCCCTGCGCTCTGATTTTGGGGATTCGGGGGTTTATCTCTCTCGCCGTGCCCTCTTTTCCTCCCGCCTTTGAGAAGGAGCGGCGTGGGAGAGAGGAGAGGACGGGAGGCAGCAGCGGCTCAGCTCACGAATCACTTTGCTCAATTTTACCACTGCTTCCACTTGTTTAAAAATATAATTGTTTTCCGAACCAGATTTTGTATTTCATGCGACATTTCTGTACTGTTTTGCAAATTTGTtagggtgtggctaggtctcattcaAGCAATATAGCatataagaagaaaaaagaaaaactaaaaagaacTTTTTTGCATTAATCTCCATGCAAAATCAAAGGAATACGAAATCTCGGTCAACTGAGACTTATCAAAACTGAATTTGTTAATATGTAgcatttgatttttttttgcacACACACATCGCATGTTAAAAAAGGTGTTTTTAAAAACGAAAATGTTATCAGTCGGTGATAATCCCGGCGAATGTCTTCCCTGCCGTTGCACGGATCTTGGCCAACACCATGTACACTCTctttttattttccaaaaataagatGAACAATGTGCACGACGGAGGTTTGAACTCCCAACATTTTGCTAAGGTGGCGGGCACGATAGCCAGTGGACTGACGGAGGGGGTTCTGAAATCTTGAGTTTAAGCCGCTATATATATCTTTGAAgttgttttgtgttttaatttgatttttttattttgaaaatttggcCAAATTTATTTCCCGAAAATCCTGATTTTAATTACTAAGAGGATGGCATTTTTATTACTGAGAGGGCGGCAATTTTTTTATTTAAGAGGGTGACATTTTTAACTTTTCGAGTCTGACATTTTTTCCTTAATAGGATGGCATTTTATTATTAAGAGAATGACATTTTTATTATTAATGTCATGGTAATTTTTATTGGCCCTGGAAATTCATGTGTGTGCAGGTTTTAGTTACTAAATTTTAAGATAATGGCATTTTTAATTACTAAATTTAAAGAGGATGGCATTTTTTATTACCATAAGAGGATggcatatttatttatttatgggaTAGCATTTTATTTTTTAGGGGGATTGCATGTTTATTTTTGCAAAGATGGTATTCCTATTTTAATGGGATGACATTGTTAATATTAAGAGGATGGCATTTTTATAATTAATGGCATGACAATTTTTTATTGACCATCGCAATTCATGTTGTGtgaatttcttttgttttttaataAAATGAATATATAGAATCTAATTTTGGGGCTTATCCATATGAAACAGTTTTTATGTAGAGGATGTTAGTTTTAAACgtttatcatggcatttccatttTGTAGATCACGCGAATTTTTTTTTATCATACTTATTGTAAATTTATAAATTGAAGATATGGAAGCTCTTATAAAGTAGAATGACATTTTTTACATAAATGAGATCATTACATTTTGGGTGTTTTCTTCTGTTGCTAAGATTGTTTTAATAAAAAAAAGTTGACTTTTGGGAACGATGGGTAGTGCCACACTGAACGAATCGCTGGAGGTTACTCAACAGAGCGAGCGACTTGAATGTTCTCTGAAGGGCTCCTTCATGGCGGTTCCTATATGGCGCGTAGGTGGCTGCGATTTTGCTTTTATGTTTTTATGTTTCCCATCCCCTTAAAAAATATAAATAAGAATACCATCTTTCCAATATAGAATGACATTCTTATTTTTCTGTTTTTACTTTTGCAAAGGGTATTCTTATTTCAATGGGATGGTATTCTTATTTTTTCCCAggtttttttttctcatttttcaaTTTTGTTTTCATGTGTTTTGCTTTTTCAtttcgtttttttagtttcttttcttttcctaTTTTTGATTTCTCCTTCATGTCCGTTTCTtcttctttgtttttattttttttcgtttttctgaacatttttctaaaatcttgaacatttttttgttcactgaattaaaaaaatgttcatgaattcaaaatttgttcatcatattcaaaatttgttcaccatAATTTTAAACAATGTTCATcaaatcaaaaaaatgttcattcAATTTTCAAAAAGTTTACTCGATTTTCAAAAAAGGGTTCTTGAATTGAGAATATgatcatcaaattcaaaaaatgaaaaatgttcatcgtattcAAAATTTGTTTATcctatttttttaaaatattcatcAAATTCAGAAATTGTTCATccattttttaaaaaattcatcGGATTTTTctagaaaatgttcttgaattgAGAATTTGTTCATCAAGTTCGAAAAATGTTCTTCAAAGTCAAAATTTGTTCATATAATAAAATTGTTCATCAATATCCAAATTCACGAACTTTtgttcaaattcgtgaactttattCGAATTCAGGGACATTTTTTGGCtccataatttttttgaaatttgaatttttttgaaatccggaattattttataaaaataaaaaagatgaaaaaaaacaagaaaataggGGCCCCCCGCCGCTCATTAGCCGGCCTAAAATGGGCGGGCGGGGACTGCGAGGGGTGCGCGTGTTGCACCATATAGGAGCTCCCCTCCTTCATGAGCCAAGGAATCATTCGCTGAAGTTCATCCCCCTCCCCCGAGCTGATGTGCCCTAGATATTAGGGTTCTTTAAAATATATAGGTAGTTCATGTTCATACAATGATAGTTGTTCAAACTGACATGTTGCCAAAATTCAGACAAAGACATAGACAAATTGTTAAAACTAAATAATTGTTAAAACAGTGATAGTTGTTCAAACAATGATAGTTCACTCATGGTTGCCAATTGCCAAAACATAAATGTTGTCAATTGCCAAGACATAAATGGTTCACGCATATATGCAATATAGGTAGTTCATGTTCATAGGTAGCCTCACACCCACATCATAGGTAATCTAAACTTACATACAAACATAAGTTAACTACTACTACTAAATGTATCTTTTCTTTGGTAAACCGCCGCAACTTCTTCACTTCAGTTGGGTGAAACGGTGAGGGATGGGTGTGCCAGCCATGCGTGGAGAGCGGCGCTCAggacctgaatgttgcagacccgttgactaagcctcttccacgagcaaaacatgatcaacaccaagacttcatgggtgttagaatcattactatgtaatccagattattgactctagtgcaagtgggagactgaaggaaatatgccctagaggcaataataaagttgttaacttatatcatgataaatgtttattattcgtgctagaattgtattaaccggaaacttaatacatgtgtggatacatagacaaaacacagtacccctagtaagcctctactagactagctcgttaatcaaagatgattaagttcctaaccatagacatgtgttgtcatttgatgaacgagatcacatcattaggagaatgatgtgatggacaagatccatccgtttgttggggaacgtagtaatttaaaaaaaaatcctacgcacacgcaagatcatggtgatgcatagcaacgagaggggagagtgttgtccacgtaccctcgtagaccgaaagcggaagcgttagaacaacgcggttgatgtagtcgtatgtcttcacgatccgaccgatccaagtaccgaacgcacggcacttccgagttcagcacacattcagctcgatgacgtccctcgaattcacgatccagcagagctttgagggagagttccttcagcacgacgacgtgatcacggtgatgatgatgctaccgacgcagggcttcgcctaagcaccgctatgatatgaccgaggcggattatggtggaggggggcaccgcacacggctaaatgatcaactgatcaacttgtgtgtctatggggtgccccctcccccgtgtataaaggaatggaggaggggagggccggccctcctaagcgcgccccaaggggagtcctactgaTCCACACATGTATTAACTGATCCACAcgtgtattaagtttccggttaatacaattctagcatgaataataaacatttatcatgatataagttaacaactttattattgcctctagggcatatttccttcagtctcccacttgcactagagtcaataatctagattacacaataatgattctaacacccatggagtcttggtgctggtcatgttttgctcgtgagagaggcttagtcaacgggtctgcaacattcagatccgtatgtatcttgcaaatctctatgtatccctccttgacttggtcgcagatggaattgaagcgtctcttgatgtgcttggttctcttgtgaaatctggattcctttgccaaggcaattgcaccagtattgtcataaaagattttcattggacccgatgcactaggtatgacacctagatcagatatgaactccttcatccagactccttcatttgctgcttccgaagcagctatgtactccgcttcacacgtagatcccgccacgacactttgcttagaactgcaccaactgacagctccaccgttcaatataaatacatatccggtttgtgacttagagtcatccggatcagtgtcaaagcttgcatcgacgtaaccatttacaacgagctctttgtcacctccataaacgagaaacacatccttggtcctttttaggtattttaggatgttcttgatcactgtccagtgatccactcctggattactttggtacctccctactaagctaatagcaaggcacacatcaggtctggtacacagcattgcatacatgatagagcctatggctgaagcataggtaacatctttcattttctctctatcttctgcagtggtcgggcattgagtctaactcaacttcacaccttgtaacacaggcaagaaccctttctttgcttgatccattttgaacttcttcaaaactttatctaggtatgtgctttgtgaaagtccaattaagcgtcttgatctatctctatagatcttgatgcccaatatataagcagcttcaccgaggtctttcattgaaaaactcttattcaagtatccttttatgctatccagaaattctatatcatttccaatcaacaatatgtcatccacatataatattagaaatgctacagagctcccactcactttcttgtaaatacaggcttctccaaaagtctgtataaaaccatatgctgatcacagtatcaaaacgtttattccaactccgagatgcttgcaccagtccatagatggatcgctggagcttgcacactttgttagcatcctttggatcgataaaaccttcaggttgcatcatatacaactcttcttccagaaatccattcaggaatgcagtctttacatccatttgtcaaatttcataatcataaaatacggcaattgctaacatgattcggacggacttaagcatcactacgggtgagaaggtctcatcgtagtcaactccttgaacttgtcgaaaacctttcgcaacaagtcgagctttgtagacagtaacatatcgtcaacgtcagtcttcttcttgaagatccatttattctcgatggcttgacgatcatcgggcaagtcaaccaaagtccacactttgttctcatacatggatcccatctcagatttcatggcctcaagccatttcgcggaatctgggctcatcatcgcttcctcatagttcgtaggttcgtcatggtcaagtaacatgacctctaaaacaggattaccgtaccactctggtgcggatcttactctggttgacctacgaggttcggtagtaatttgatctgaagttacatgatcatcatcattagcttcctcactaattggtgtaggagtcacaggaacatatttctatgatggactactttccaataagggagcaggtacatttacctcatcaagttctactttcctcccattcacttctttcgagagaaactccttctctagaaaggatccattcttagcaacgaatgtcttgccttcggatctatgatagaaggtgtacccaacagtctcctttgggtatcctatgaagacacatttctccaatttgggttcgagcttatcaggttgaagctttttcacataagcatcgcagccccaaactttaagaaacaacaactttggtttcttgccaaaccacaattcataaggcgtcgtctcaactgatttagatggtgccctatttaattcgaatgcagccgtctctaaagcataacccaaaaacgatagcggtaaattagtaagagacatcatagatcgcaccatatctagtaaagtacgattacgacgttcggacaaccattacgctgtggtgttccaggtggcgtgagttgcgaaactattcgcattgtttcgaatgaagaccaaactcgtaactcaaatattctcctccacgatcagattttaaaaactttattttcttgttacgatgattttctacttcactctgaaattctttgaacttttcaaatgtttcagacttatgtttgatcaagtagatatacccatatc
Proteins encoded:
- the LOC123097714 gene encoding probable galacturonosyltransferase-like 7, with protein sequence MLWAARLSGFLSAAMLMVVLSPSLQSFPPAEAIRSSQFDSHVRFPGQIAGGARGLPFRRAPSFRNAADCGNATGNVCDPSLVHIAITLDEGYLRGSVAAVHSVVQHAMCPESVFFHFLVSDPSLGDLVRAVFPQLRFKVYYFDPARVRGLISSSVRQALEEPLNYARNYLADLLEPCVRRVIYLDSDLVLVDDVAKLWRTDLGGRTVGAPEYCHANFTKYFTDRFWSEEQFAGTFEGRRPCYFNTGVMVLDLARWRRAGYTRRIERWMEIQKSPPGRIYELGSLPPFLLVFAGQVAAIEHRWNQHGLGGDNILGSCRDLHPGPVSLLHWSGSGKPWARLGGGRPCPLDALWAPFDLYGPAAVEPSR